A genomic region of Gadus macrocephalus chromosome 5, ASM3116895v1 contains the following coding sequences:
- the fcf1 gene encoding rRNA-processing protein FCF1 homolog, which yields MGKHKSKKYAAMKRMIGPKDNRLKEKDCAKGEEKIKKDPSALKEKEVTKYPSCLFFQYNTQLGPPYNILVDTNFINFSIKAKLDVVQSMMDCLYAKCIPCITDCVMAELEKLGLKYRVALRIAKDPRFERLPCTHKGTYADDCLVQRVTQHKCYIVATVDRDLKRRIRKIPGVPIMYISNHRYNIERMPDDYGAPRF from the exons ATG GGGAAGCATAAGTCCAAGAAGTATGCGGCGATGAAAAGAATGATTGGACCAAAAGATAATCGACT AAAGGAAAAAGATTGTGctaaaggagaagaaaaaataaagaaggaTCCTTCAGCACTGAAGGAAAAAGAAGT GACCAAGTATCCATCGTGTCTGTTTTTCCAGTACAATACTCAGCTTGGTCCACCATACAACATTCTGGTTGATACCAATTTCATCAACTTTTCCATCAAGGCCAAATTAGATGTTGTCCAGTCAATGATGGACTGCCTTTACGCCAAAT GTATCCCCTGTATTACGGACTGTGTTATGGCTGAGCTTGAAAAGCTTGGATTGAAGTACAGAGTGGCCCTCAG AATAGCTAAAGATCCTCGCTTTGAACGACTTCCCTGCACACACAAGGGGACGTACGCCGATGACTGCTTAGTGCAGAGGGTGACGCAG CACAAGTGTTATATCGTTGCTACTGTGGATCGAGATCTAAAGCGACGGATCAGGAAGATTCCTGGAGTGCCCATCATGTACATCTCCAACCATAG GTACAATATTGAAAGAATGCCAGATGACTACGGCGCACCAAGATTCTGA